The sequence GCGTGGCGATGGCGGTCGGCGCACTGCTGCTTCGGCCGTGGCTGCCTCGGAGCGGGCTGACCACGGCTGCCGTAGTGCTCTGGGTAGTAGCCGGAGCTTCGTCGATCGGCAGCGGTCTCACCCCGCTGGACCAGCTGCTCGAACTCCACGCCCTGGTCTCGACCCCGGGCATCGTGGTCAGCGGCGCGGCGATGGCTCTCACCGGCTCAGCGTTGGCGCGGTCATCGGGCCGGTCCTGGTGGTGGCTGGTCGCAGCCGGTGCGATCAGCACGATGGCGGGTGTGCTGATGGTGGTCCGGCTCGAGGTCCAGTGGGGCGGCCTGATCGAGCGGATCGCTCTGTGGCCCTCGTTCGCCGCCTGCGCGGTCGTCGCCCTTGCGGTGCTGCGGAACCGCCCAGCGGTAGATCTGCCCATTCCACGCTGACCCCGGGAAGGGGCAGAATCACGACTATGAAGGCTCTGTCGTCCGACA is a genomic window of Ruania zhangjianzhongii containing:
- a CDS encoding DUF998 domain-containing protein codes for the protein MTNWTATATPPGTRARLSAALWLAQPVYLVVELIAAALATAPYTLLHHTISDLGATTCTTIAYPSQDVPVCSPAHLAVNASFVLFGVAMAVGALLLRPWLPRSGLTTAAVVLWVVAGASSIGSGLTPLDQLLELHALVSTPGIVVSGAAMALTGSALARSSGRSWWWLVAAGAISTMAGVLMVVRLEVQWGGLIERIALWPSFAACAVVALAVLRNRPAVDLPIPR